AGTACGTAGGCAAAAAAGAGCCCGCAGAAAATACGGCGTCGGAAGTCAAGAGCCCAGAAGTTATTGAACGTATTCGCGTGGCATCCCGTATCGCCGCCCAAGCCTTGCAGGAAGTGGGCAAGGCTTGCCAGCCTGGAATCACCACCGATGAACTAGATCGTCTTGGGCACGAATTCTTGATGGATCATAATGCCTACCCTTCAACGCTCGGTTACCGGGGATTCCCTAAATCCTTGTGCTCTTCACTCAATGAAGTGATTTGCCACGGCATTCCTGATAGCACCGTGCTACAAGACGGCGACATCATCAACATTGACATCACTGCCTATATCGGTGGTGTGCATGGCGATAACAACGCAACGTTCTTAGTTGGCGATGTGGACGAAGAATCACGCCTACTGGTGGAACGCACGGAGAACTCGCTGAAGCGAGCCATCAAAGCCGTCATGCCCGGCCGTGAAATCAATGTGATTGGCCGTAGCATCGAAACCTACGCCAAGCGTTTTGGGTACGGAGTCGTCAAGGACTTCACCGGTCACGGTGTGGGAGAAGCCTTCCACTCGGGCTTGATCATTCCTCATTACGATGCAGCCCCTGCCTATAACACGCTCATTGAACCAGGCATGGTTTTCACCATTGAACCGATGCTCACCTTGGGAACCATTGAATGGGACATGTGGGCGGATGACTGGACGGTCACCACCAAGGATAAGAAGCGCACCGCACAGTTTGAACATACCTTGCTTGTCACCGACGATGGAGCGGAAATCTTAACTCTCCCGTAGGTAGCACGTACCGCAAAGGCCGGCAGCCACACCCCTTGATGGGGCAGATAAGGCTGCCGGCCTTTATCGTGTTGTATTCAAAGTTAGTCAGCGGTCAGTGGGCGCTGAGTACCTTGAGGAACGTTGCTTCGACGGTCACGTAGTCTTCCAATGGCACTCTCAAAATCCGTCAAGGACTGGAAGTTGTGATAAACGCTGGCAAATCGCAGGTATGCCACTTCGTCCAACCGAGACAGCGGTTCAAGGATGGCTAATCCAACCTGGTGCGCAGGGATCTCAGCGGCGCCAGAGGTACGGACTGCTTCTTCCACTTCTTGGGCGAGAACCGCCAAATCGTGATCGGTCACAGGACGTCCTTGGCAGGCCTTCCGCACACCGTTGATGACCTTGTTTCGAGAGAACGGCTCTACAGCACCAGACTGCTTGAGCACGCTGAGGCTAGCGGTCTCAGTGGTAGTAAATCGTCGAGAGCATGCTGTGCACTGGCGGCGCCTACGAATGGAAACGCCATCGTCAGCGACTCGGCTGTCGACCACACGGGAATCAGCATTTCGGCAGTACGGGCAATTCACGGCACCTCCATCTATAGCCAGCGAAGCATTCTCGAATAATCACGGGTGACGAGAATCCACTCATGTCACCTACCAGTTTAGCGCCTATTACGCTTTTCGCACTGCGACAGCATCGCCATGTGCTGGCAGGTCTTCGGCATTGGCCAAATTAATCACGTGCGCGGCGACATCACCCAGCGCGGACTTATTGTAATTAATGACCTGAATTGCTTTCAGGAACGTATTCACGTTCAGGCCAGAGGCGTGCAATGCTGTGCCGTTGGTAGGCAAGACGTGATTTGACCCTGCACAGTAGTCTCCAAGGGATACAGGGGCATACGGGCCGACAAAAATCGCACCAGCCGCGGTGATACGTGAGGCGGTGGTCTCTGGATCGCTAACCATGATTTCCAAATGCTCAGCGGCATAGGCGTTGCATACGTCGATGCCCTGCTGCAGATCCTTGACCAAAATGATGGCGGACTGCGTGCCCGACAGCGCTGCATGCACCCGTTCGGAGTGCTTAGTTGCAGCTACCTGCTTGACCAGTTCACTGCGTACAGCGGTAGCTAGTTCAAGTGAGTCGGTGACCAACACCGCGGCAGCGTTGACGTCGTGTTCTGCTTGGGAAATCATGTCGGCGGCTACGAAGCTTGGATCCGCCGTCTGGTCCGCAAGGATCGCAATTTCGGTGGGGCCAGCTTCAGCGTCAATGCCGACAACGCCTTTGACCAAGCGCTTAGCGGTTGCGACAAAAACATTGCCGGGTCCAGAGATCACGTCAACCGGGTCAATGCCGCCACGTTCGTCATCGGCCACTTCCACACCATAGGCGAAGGCCGCTACAGCTTGAGCACCTCCCATAGCGTGGACTTCGTCGATGCCCAACAGCTTGGCTGCAGCCAGAATGGTTGGGTGCGGTAGTCCCCCAAATTCTTTCTGCGGTGGGCTTGCCAGAGCGAGGGATGTGACGCCTGCGGCTTGTGCTGGAACAGTATTCATAATGACCGAAGAAGGGTATACCGCCAGGCCACCTGGAACGTACAAACCGACTCGTCGCACCGGAACCCAACGCTGTGTGACAGTGGCACCGTTGGCATAGTTCACCTGCGTGTCTTGCGGACGTTGAGCTGAGGCAAAGACACGGGCGCGGTCGATGGATTCTTCAAGAGCACGACGAACTTGCGGATCAAGTTCTTCAAGGGCCCGATCCAGTTCATGAGCTGGTACTCGGGTATGGTCCAGATCCACATGATCAAATCGCTTGGCAAGTTCCGTAAGGGTCTGCATACCACGGGCACGAACATCATCAATGATCTCCTGCACCGTCTGGCTCGCAGTCTGCGTGTTCATTTCAGGGCGTGGCAGATGAGCCTTGAGCTGTGCATAGCTCAAGGATTCGTTGCGCCAGTCGATGGTGGCGAGGTCTGAAAAATCTGTATCTGGAATAGTGCTCACACCTTTAGTTTAACGCCGAAGACCGGGTGAGGTTTTATTGATTACCTCACCCGGTCACTAAAGCCACTTTTACTTGAGTAGTTAGACTACCAAGTTAGTTGATTCCGAAAGCTACACGTCCAGACAATGTGGGCCGAGCAATACTTTCAAATCGCCAAAGAGCGCTGGGTTCGGATTAACCCGGAAGTTCATTCCCAAACGCATCAGCGAGGTCCCGCGGCTACCGGTGAGTTTGACACGCACTTCAGTGTTTCCGCTATGGGTACGCAATACGTCGCCCAATTTCTGCACTAGTGATTCGGTGGCCTTATGCGTCGGAATACCGATGACCACGGGACCACCATTGGCATCCTCGGAAATTTCAGGAATCATCATTTCCTGAGCATTCAACGTAATGGAACCATCGTCACGTCGCTGTACTCGTCCCTTTATGACCACAATCAGGTCATCAGCGAGGATTTCAGCAATTGGCTGGTAAGCCTGGCCGAAGAACATTACTTCCATGGAACCGGACAGGTCTTCGATCTCGCAACGCGCATAAGGATTGCCGCTCTTCTTGGCAATTCGTCGTTGCAAACCGGAGATCATGCCCGCAATCGAAATGATGTGCCCATCTTGTGGTCCATCATCTGAAAGCACATGGGTCACTGGCATATCGGCATACTGGTCTAGCGCTGAGCCAAGTCCCTGCAACGGGTGGTCAGAAACGTAGAGTCCCAGCATGTCGCGTTCGTAGGCAAGCTTTTCCTTTTTGTCCCAGTCAGGAAGGTCAGGAATGGCCACGTTCATCGATTCCGAAGCTTCTTCGGATCCCAACGCGCTGAATAGGTCAAACTGGTTGGCTGCTTCATTGCGCTTCACTTGAATAACCGAATCGACAGCTTCTTCGTGAATAGCCACCAATGCTCGGCGTGGGTGCTTCAGCGAGTCGAAGGCACCAGCCTTGATCAGTGATTCGATGGTTCGCTTGTTGCAGACCACTGCAGGGACCTTACCCAAGAAGTCACTGAAGTCGTTGTAATGCCCTCGTTCTTGACGGGCTTCAACAATTCCAGCCACCGCATTGGTACCGACGTTGCGAATAGCGCCCATACCAAAACGAATGTCCTTGCCAACAGGGGTGAAGTTCAACGCCGATTCGTTGACATCCGGTGGCAACACGGTAATACCGATATGTCGGCACTCATTGAGGTACAAAGCCAGTTTGTCTTTGTCATCACCAACTGAGGTCAGCAGAGCAGCCATGTATTCGGCGGGATAGTGCGCTTTAAGGTAGGCAGTCCAGTACGAAACCACACCATAAGCAGCGGAGTGCGCCTTGTTGAATGCGTAGTCGGAGAAGGGCAACAGAATGTCCCACAACGTCTGCACGGCAGCGTCGGAGTATCCGTTATCGTTCATACCCTGCTTGAAGCCAGCGAACTGTTTATCCAGTTCGGCTTTCTTCTTTTTACCCATGGCACGGCGCAAAATATCTGCCTGGCCCAAGGAGTAGCCGGCCAGCTTCTGCGCGATAGCCATAACCTGCTCTTGGTACACGATCAAACCGTAGGTACCGCCAAGAATTTCAGATAGGGGCTCTTCGAGCTCGGGGTGAATCGGGGTCACTTCTTGCAGACCCGTCTTACGCAACGCGTAGTTGGTGTGCGAGTTAGCGCCCATCGGGCCCGGACGGTACAATGCTATCACTGCGGAGATGTCTTCGAAGTTATCCGGGCGCATCATTTTCAGCAACGAACGCATCGGACCGCCATCAAGCTGGAACACGCCCAAGGTATCGCCACGAGCCAGAAGGTTATAGGCTTCGGGGTCCTCGATGGTCAGCGTTTCCAGGTCAATCTCGTCGCCGGTGTTGTACCGGATGTTTTCCAACGCGTCCGAGATGATGGTGAGGTTTCGAAGCCCCAAGAAGTCCATCTTGATCAGCCCCAGACCTTCACAGGTGGGGTAATCGAACTGGGTAATAACCTGACCGTCTTGGATACGGCGCATAATAGGCACGACATCAATGATCGGGTCGGAACTCATGATGACGCCTGCTGCGTGCACACCCCATTGGCGCTTGAGGCCTTCAAGTCCCTTGGCGGTTTCAAAGACGCGGGCCGCTTCTGGGTCATTGGCAACGAGGTTGCGGAAATCTCCCGCTTCCGAGTATCGCTTGGAGTCGGGGTTTTCAATGTCGTTGAGTGGAATATCCTTGGCCATGACAGCCGGTGGCAAAGCTTTGGTCAGAGATTCACCCATCGAGAAGGGGTAACCCAGTACGCGGGAGGAGTCCTTCAAAGCCTGCTTGGTCTTGATGGAACCATAGGTCACGATCATGGACACGCGTTCGTCGCCATACTTTTCGGTCACGTATTTGATGACCTCAGAACGGCGACGATCATCGAAGTCGACGTCAAAGTCGGGCATGGAAACACGTTCCGGGTTCAAGAAACGTTCGAAAATCAAGCCGTGTTTCAGTGGATCCAAGTCAGTAATACGCATGGCGTAAGCAACCATGGAGCCTGCACCCGAACCACGTCCAGGGCCTACACGAATCCCGTGGTCCTTAGACCAGTTGATGAAGTCGGCCACCACGAGGAAGTAGCCAGGGAAACCCATCTTGATGATGACATCGAGCTCGTAGTCGGCCTGTTTGCGCGACTCTTCTGGAATGCCATCGGGGTAACGGTAATGCAGTCCCTTGTCGACTTCCTTGATCAGCCAGCTGGTTTCGTCCTCACCGGGCGGGCAAGGGAACTTTGGCATGTAGTTTGCGTTGGTGTCGAAGGAAACCTCGACTCGGTCAGCAATAGCTAGGGTGTTGTCACATGCCTCAGGGAATTCTTTGAAGAGCTCGCGCATTTCACGAGCGCTCTTCAGGTAGTAACCGGTACCGGAGAAGGCGAAACGGCTGCCACCCTGGTCATAGGTTGGTTCGTCAAGGGTGGACCCGGAGTTGATCGCCAAAAGGGCTTCGTGCGCCTTAGCATCCGCCTCATGGGTGTAGTGCAAGTCGTTGGTGGCGACCAGTGGAATATTTAGTTCCTTGGCCAGTCGCAGCAGGTCCTTGGTGATCCGTCGTTCAATCTCCAGACCATGGTCCATGATCTCGCAGTAGTAGTTTTCCTTGCCAAACAGATCCTGCAATTCGGCTGCGGCTGCCTTGGCTGCGTCGTACTGTCCCAAGCGCAGTTTGGTCTGGACTTCTCCCGAAGGGCAACCAGTCGTGGCGATGATGCCTTCGTGGTGATCGTTGAGTAGTTCGCGATCCCAACGAGGGTATTTGCCGAACACTGAGTCCAGCGACGCCCGGGAGGAGCCCTTAAACAGGTTGTTCATGCCCACGTTGTTGTAGGACAACAGGGTCATGTGGTTGTAGAGGCCACCGCCGGAGACGTCATCGCCCTTTTGCGATTCGTCCGTACGCCATTTAACGCGGGTCTTGTCGTCGCGGGCAGTGCCTGGGGTGACATAGGCTTCAACACCAATGATCGGTTTGACCCCTGCCCCGGTTGCTTGACGCCAGAAGTCGAAGGCACCAAAAAGATAACCGTGGTCTGTGATCGCCAGGGCCTCCATGCCTTGACGGTTGGCCTCGGCGAAAAGTTCGCCAAGGCGGGCAGCACCGTCCAGCATTGAATACTCGGTGTGGGTATGAAGATGTACGAATCCGTCGCGTGTTGCACTCACCCATCCAGTCTAACGATTGATTGCAGACCTTGGGTTCAGCCGACCTCGAATGGTGGATGTGCTAATTCTGACAACCCATCCACCGAAGACTTTGAGGGTCTAGTACTCGCCGTTACGTAGCAGTTCAACGGCACCCTCAAGGTCGGATGGGTACTGACTCTCGTATTCGACCCACTGGCCGGACACCGGATGATTAAACCCAAGCTTCTTGGCATGCAACCACTGGCGCGTCAGCCCTAGAGCCGCGCCAAGTTTAGGATCAGCGCCATACGTTTGGTCACCGGCACAAGGGTGGCCAAAAGCAGAGAAATGGACACGAATCTGGTGCGTTCGACCAGTTTCTAGGTGCACCTCCACCAGCGAGGCACGGCCGAAAGCTTCAATGACTTTGTAGTGGGTCACCGATTGACGCCCGCCTTCGAGAACTGCGAATTTCCAATCGTGTCCTGGGTGGCGGCCGATGGGTGCATCGATGGTACCTTCCAGCGGATCAGGCAGGCCTTGAACGACAGCGTGATAGATCTTTGTGGGGGTTCGTTCTTTGAAGGCACGCTTCAATGCGGTGTAGGCGCGCTCCGTCTTGGCAACGACCATCAAGCCGCTGGTGCCAACGTCCAGACGGTGAACGATCCCCTGGCGCTCTGCAGCTCCTGAGGTCGTGATGTTGTAGCCTTCGGCCATCAAAGCGCCGACGACAGTGGGGCCTACCCAGCCCGGCGACGGGTGAGCGGCTACGCCTACTGGCTTGTCGATGACTACGTAATCATCATCGTCCGCGATGATCTTCAGCTCTTCCACTTTCTCAACCTTAATTTCTAACGGATCTCGCTGTGGTGGAATCGTGACGTGTAATCGATCCCCAGCTTTGAGCTTCAAGGATTTGGCGATGGTTCTGCCGTTTACTTGAACATGAGAATCCTTGCACAGGCTCGATGCCAGCGTCCGGGGAATGTCCAGACTTCTGGCTAGAAGTGCGTCCAGCCGACTTCCTGCATCATCAGACTCGACGAGCAATTCGTGGCTGACAGTTTCGTCGGAAATCATTCTTTAGGTTCCGTTTCGCCCTCGGCAGCATTTTTCTTGGATGTCGTGTCACCAATAGTGCCGTCAAGGTTGCGTCCACGAATCAGCATGAAGGCCACAGCGATCATGGAGCACACAATAAATGAATCGGCGACGTTGAAGATGGCGAAGTGCGTTACAGAGAACATGTCCACGACATGACCGAAACCAAAAGCTGGTTCTCGGAAGATTCGGTCGCCCAGGTTGCCTAGGACACCACCGAGCAAACATCCCAGGGCGATAGTCCAGCTACGGACCGATACTTTACGGGCCAAGAGATAAATCACGAAGATGGCCACTGCAGCTTGGAGAATGGCGAAGACGATCGTGAAGTTTTCTCCAATGGAGAAGGCGGCACCGGGGTTGAGTATGTAGTGAATGTTGAAGATACCAGGGATAACTTCAATCGACTCACCGAGTCGCATGTTCCGTTCCACCAAAATTTTCACGACTTGGTCGATAACTAAAGCGACCAGCGCGATAGTAAGACCCATGCCTAGATATTTCTTTGGTGATGGAGACTTTCCCCCAGCTTGAACTGCGTCCACAGTGATACCTTTTTTGTTCCTCTTAAACGTCAACGGTGGTGCCGGATTCTCTCCGTGCACCACCGTTGATCTTACTAGAAAGCTAGATCAGGTTATTACCTGTCAGCGACTAGTTCGACTTGCTTGCGTCTGCGTCGATCGAGCCCTGGGACTCAAGGTCGCGCAGCTGACCCTCAATGTAGGTCTTCAGGCGAGCACGGTAATCGCGCTCGAATCCGCGCAGCTGCTCAAGCTTACGCTCAAGGACAGACTTCTGCTGCTCAAGGGCGGAGAGAGTCTTACGGCTCTTTTCCTCAGCAGAGGTAACCAGCGAGTTCGCCTCGGTCTTTGCTTCCGAGATGATCTTGTCGCGCTGTTCGACACCGGCAGCAACGTACTCGTCGTGCAAGCGCTGAGCCATGGACAGCACGTTGGCTGCAGACTCTGCGGACTCGGTACGTGGTGCTGCAGCAGGAGCGGCGGCAGCTGCTGGAGCGGCAGCAGGGGCTGCAGCTGGCTTCTCGGCGGCGGCAGGCTTTGCTTCGGCCTTCTTCTCCTCGGCTGGCTTCGGAGCTGGGGTCGCAGCCTTGGCTGGCTCAGCTGGCTTAGTCTCAGCCTTCTTTTCCTCGGCTGGCTTAGCAGCTGGGGCAGCCGAAACAGGTGCAGGTACAGCCTGCTCCTTCGATACCGAACCGGCATCCTCACCAAGTTCGGCAAGTCGACTACGAAGAGCCTCGTTCTCACCGGTCAGGCGACGCAGTTCCACTACGATCTCGTCGAGGAAGTCATCTACCTCGTCTTGGTCGTAGCCTTCACGGAACTTGGTCGGCTGAAACCGCTTATTGACTACGTCTTCTGGCGTCAAAGCCATTGGGTCACCTCAATACTGGGATCATTTCCGCACGACCATGTCATGCCTTGCGAAACACTTACCGTTGTTGTCAGTGTCGCGACCGGTGAAGTCGGAGCACCATTTCCTAAAGGATATAACGATTCGGACACTAAATACGAAATCGAGCGTGAGCCCGTGTCTCATATTCTTTGAATCTACAGGGTTTGAACTCTTAGAACAATCCCCGCTTTAGGCGAAAATCGCCTAATCAGATCCCTGTAGTACTACCTAAACTATTTACCACAGCTTTGAGAAGCATTACAACAATAAATAGCAGCAAAAACGACAGGTCAAGGCGGATTCCGCCGAGATCTAGGGGTTTGATCCTTCTACGTAACCACCGCAGAGGAGGATCGGTTATCGACACAATCGCCGTCGCTGCGATCAGTGCGATGCCTTTGGGACGCCAGTGGCGAGCAAAGCTTTCAGTAATATCCAGCACAATTCGCATTAAAAGCAGAATTTGCAGGATTGCTAACGCGAGATAGATGATCCCGAACACCATTTTGCGCTTGTGCTCCTGGTGTCTTAGCTCTGGTTAAAGAATGTAGCCTGGGCTTCAGACTGCTTACGATCTTCTCCAAGGACCTCAACAGTCGCTGGAGATAGCAGGAAGACCTTGTTGGTGACTCGTTCAATGGAGCCATGCAGGGCAAAAACGAGCCCTGCGGAGAAATCTACGAGCCTCTTGGCATCGGTCTCTCCCATATCAGTGACATTCATAATCACTGGGATTCCGTCACGGAAGTTCTCACCGATGATCTTGGCATCGTTGTAAGAACGTGGGTGAACGGTTGTAATCTGACGCAATTCGGAATCCTCATCCCGTACTGAAGGGGCACGCTTGATCGGGGTGACCGGAGCACGGTATTCCGTCTCTGGTTCTCTGGCTGGTGATTGCGGCGCAGCCGGCCGAGCGACAGCCTGCGGGCGTGGGGCTTCAGAAGGGCGCTGAGAAGCAACTTCTTCAACAACACGCACTTGGCTCTTAGGCTCGGCTTGTGTTGCTCGGGTTTCTTCTTGCTCGACGGCATCCGCCAAACCGAGATATACCATTGCTTTACGCAGTCCGTCAGCCACGATGTTTCTCCTTGTTCATCCCTTGCATGCAACCCCAGTGCACGCTTCCGCTACTTCGACGCTACCGTACTATTTTCGGCAGATAACGTTCATTCGGTCTATTTTGCGCGGTGTGTCGCGCACGCCTAGTCCACGGACCAGATGAGCCCAGCTAGTCGTCCAGCATCACTTGAACGGCGATAGGAAAAGTAATTTTCGTCTTCCAAAGTGCAGACGTTACTTTGTCGCACTTGCACTCCCAGTTGGACTAGCTCTTTTTCGGCTGAGCTAGGCAAGTTCAGCCCCGTAGTCCCCCAGCGAGTTTGCGACCGAATCCCTGCTCGGAGGTTTTCGGATTCTTCGGCCATTTCCGGTGAGACTTCATAGCAAGAGCCACAGATTGACGGACCGATAAGTGCTTCGATTTCCTCTGCGCCCGAGATCCGTAATTTCTCAACGGTACGGCTAAGGATCCCGTCCAGCAGTCCCCGACGCCCGGCGTGGGTGGCAGCAGTGAGAGTTTGCTCGTGGTCTTTGCTTCGGCCGACGAAAAGCACCGGAAGGCAATCGGCGACCATGACGGCCAGCGCCTGCGTTCCGGTCGGATCAACAAGCCCATCGCAAGTCGGGGCCGCTGGCTCCAACCATGAGACTCGTTCAACCTGTTGTACGTTGAAAACATCCGCCGAATGAACTTGGTTCATGAAGTTAAGCGAGAAACGTCGGACCCCGATCGAGTCTTCTAACCGGCTTCGATTCTCAGCCACGCGCTGAGGATCATCGTTCACATGCAGGGCGAGGTTTCCCTCTTGCTGCGAAGTGAATGCCAGATGAATTCTCGGATCAAGGTCCGACGTGAAATGTAGCACTGCTCAGCTTCTCGCTGTTTTTACTTCAGGAAGTCAGGAACATCAAGGTCGTCGTTGGAACCGTTGAGGTCCGAATCGACAACGTCAGGAAGTTCCTGGAACGAGCCCTTGCTATCAGCAGCAGGCTTTTCCTCAGCTACCGGTGCTGGCTTGGCAGCTTCCGGTGCTGGCTGCGACTGCGTTTCAGGCGCTGTTGCAGGTACCGGCTCAACTGGACGCGAAGATACAGCTGGCTTTGCTGCTACTGGGGTCATTGGCTTGCTGGTGACATCTGGCTCGTCGAAGCCGGCAGCAATCACGGTAACACGTGCTTCATCACCCAAGGCGTCGTCAATGACGGCACCGAAAATGATGTTAGCTTCTGGGTGAGCTACTTCCTGGACCAGGCGAGCAGCTTCGTTGATTTCGAACAGACCGAGGTCAGAACCACCCTGGATGGACAGCAGCACGCCGTGCGCACCGTCAATTGAGGCTTCCAGAAGTGGCGATGCGATGGCCAACTCCGCAGCCTTAACTGCGCGGTCTTCACCCCGTGCTGAGCCAATGCCCATGAGCGCTGAACCCGCACCCTGCATGACGGACTTAACGTCCGCGAAGTCCAAGTTGATCAGACCGGAAGTGGTGATCAAGTCGGTGATGCCCTGGACACCGGACAGCAGAACCTGGTCTGCCTGGCGGAAGGCATCAAGAACCGAAACGTTGCGATCCGAGATAGATAGCAGTCGGTCATTTGGAA
The nucleotide sequence above comes from Glutamicibacter sp. B1. Encoded proteins:
- the map gene encoding type I methionyl aminopeptidase, coding for MATASTAPIGNLTAGIVSPELPVPKHIQRPEYVGKKEPAENTASEVKSPEVIERIRVASRIAAQALQEVGKACQPGITTDELDRLGHEFLMDHNAYPSTLGYRGFPKSLCSSLNEVICHGIPDSTVLQDGDIINIDITAYIGGVHGDNNATFLVGDVDEESRLLVERTENSLKRAIKAVMPGREINVIGRSIETYAKRFGYGVVKDFTGHGVGEAFHSGLIIPHYDAAPAYNTLIEPGMVFTIEPMLTLGTIEWDMWADDWTVTTKDKKRTAQFEHTLLVTDDGAEILTLP
- the nrdR gene encoding transcriptional regulator NrdR, translated to MNCPYCRNADSRVVDSRVADDGVSIRRRRQCTACSRRFTTTETASLSVLKQSGAVEPFSRNKVINGVRKACQGRPVTDHDLAVLAQEVEEAVRTSGAAEIPAHQVGLAILEPLSRLDEVAYLRFASVYHNFQSLTDFESAIGRLRDRRSNVPQGTQRPLTAD
- the hisD gene encoding histidinol dehydrogenase yields the protein MSTIPDTDFSDLATIDWRNESLSYAQLKAHLPRPEMNTQTASQTVQEIIDDVRARGMQTLTELAKRFDHVDLDHTRVPAHELDRALEELDPQVRRALEESIDRARVFASAQRPQDTQVNYANGATVTQRWVPVRRVGLYVPGGLAVYPSSVIMNTVPAQAAGVTSLALASPPQKEFGGLPHPTILAAAKLLGIDEVHAMGGAQAVAAFAYGVEVADDERGGIDPVDVISGPGNVFVATAKRLVKGVVGIDAEAGPTEIAILADQTADPSFVAADMISQAEHDVNAAAVLVTDSLELATAVRSELVKQVAATKHSERVHAALSGTQSAIILVKDLQQGIDVCNAYAAEHLEIMVSDPETTASRITAAGAIFVGPYAPVSLGDYCAGSNHVLPTNGTALHASGLNVNTFLKAIQVINYNKSALGDVAAHVINLANAEDLPAHGDAVAVRKA
- the dnaE gene encoding DNA polymerase III subunit alpha, translated to MLDGAARLGELFAEANRQGMEALAITDHGYLFGAFDFWRQATGAGVKPIIGVEAYVTPGTARDDKTRVKWRTDESQKGDDVSGGGLYNHMTLLSYNNVGMNNLFKGSSRASLDSVFGKYPRWDRELLNDHHEGIIATTGCPSGEVQTKLRLGQYDAAKAAAAELQDLFGKENYYCEIMDHGLEIERRITKDLLRLAKELNIPLVATNDLHYTHEADAKAHEALLAINSGSTLDEPTYDQGGSRFAFSGTGYYLKSAREMRELFKEFPEACDNTLAIADRVEVSFDTNANYMPKFPCPPGEDETSWLIKEVDKGLHYRYPDGIPEESRKQADYELDVIIKMGFPGYFLVVADFINWSKDHGIRVGPGRGSGAGSMVAYAMRITDLDPLKHGLIFERFLNPERVSMPDFDVDFDDRRRSEVIKYVTEKYGDERVSMIVTYGSIKTKQALKDSSRVLGYPFSMGESLTKALPPAVMAKDIPLNDIENPDSKRYSEAGDFRNLVANDPEAARVFETAKGLEGLKRQWGVHAAGVIMSSDPIIDVVPIMRRIQDGQVITQFDYPTCEGLGLIKMDFLGLRNLTIISDALENIRYNTGDEIDLETLTIEDPEAYNLLARGDTLGVFQLDGGPMRSLLKMMRPDNFEDISAVIALYRPGPMGANSHTNYALRKTGLQEVTPIHPELEEPLSEILGGTYGLIVYQEQVMAIAQKLAGYSLGQADILRRAMGKKKKAELDKQFAGFKQGMNDNGYSDAAVQTLWDILLPFSDYAFNKAHSAAYGVVSYWTAYLKAHYPAEYMAALLTSVGDDKDKLALYLNECRHIGITVLPPDVNESALNFTPVGKDIRFGMGAIRNVGTNAVAGIVEARQERGHYNDFSDFLGKVPAVVCNKRTIESLIKAGAFDSLKHPRRALVAIHEEAVDSVIQVKRNEAANQFDLFSALGSEEASESMNVAIPDLPDWDKKEKLAYERDMLGLYVSDHPLQGLGSALDQYADMPVTHVLSDDGPQDGHIISIAGMISGLQRRIAKKSGNPYARCEIEDLSGSMEVMFFGQAYQPIAEILADDLIVVIKGRVQRRDDGSITLNAQEMMIPEISEDANGGPVVIGIPTHKATESLVQKLGDVLRTHSGNTEVRVKLTGSRGTSLMRLGMNFRVNPNPALFGDLKVLLGPHCLDV
- a CDS encoding RluA family pseudouridine synthase, with amino-acid sequence MISDETVSHELLVESDDAGSRLDALLARSLDIPRTLASSLCKDSHVQVNGRTIAKSLKLKAGDRLHVTIPPQRDPLEIKVEKVEELKIIADDDDYVVIDKPVGVAAHPSPGWVGPTVVGALMAEGYNITTSGAAERQGIVHRLDVGTSGLMVVAKTERAYTALKRAFKERTPTKIYHAVVQGLPDPLEGTIDAPIGRHPGHDWKFAVLEGGRQSVTHYKVIEAFGRASLVEVHLETGRTHQIRVHFSAFGHPCAGDQTYGADPKLGAALGLTRQWLHAKKLGFNHPVSGQWVEYESQYPSDLEGAVELLRNGEY
- the lspA gene encoding signal peptidase II produces the protein MGLTIALVALVIDQVVKILVERNMRLGESIEVIPGIFNIHYILNPGAAFSIGENFTIVFAILQAAVAIFVIYLLARKVSVRSWTIALGCLLGGVLGNLGDRIFREPAFGFGHVVDMFSVTHFAIFNVADSFIVCSMIAVAFMLIRGRNLDGTIGDTTSKKNAAEGETEPKE
- a CDS encoding DivIVA domain-containing protein, encoding MALTPEDVVNKRFQPTKFREGYDQDEVDDFLDEIVVELRRLTGENEALRSRLAELGEDAGSVSKEQAVPAPVSAAPAAKPAEEKKAETKPAEPAKAATPAPKPAEEKKAEAKPAAAEKPAAAPAAAPAAAAAPAAAPRTESAESAANVLSMAQRLHDEYVAAGVEQRDKIISEAKTEANSLVTSAEEKSRKTLSALEQQKSVLERKLEQLRGFERDYRARLKTYIEGQLRDLESQGSIDADASKSN
- a CDS encoding YggT family protein; translation: MVFGIIYLALAILQILLLMRIVLDITESFARHWRPKGIALIAATAIVSITDPPLRWLRRRIKPLDLGGIRLDLSFLLLFIVVMLLKAVVNSLGSTTGI
- a CDS encoding cell division protein SepF — translated: MADGLRKAMVYLGLADAVEQEETRATQAEPKSQVRVVEEVASQRPSEAPRPQAVARPAAPQSPAREPETEYRAPVTPIKRAPSVRDEDSELRQITTVHPRSYNDAKIIGENFRDGIPVIMNVTDMGETDAKRLVDFSAGLVFALHGSIERVTNKVFLLSPATVEVLGEDRKQSEAQATFFNQS
- the pgeF gene encoding peptidoglycan editing factor PgeF, yielding MLHFTSDLDPRIHLAFTSQQEGNLALHVNDDPQRVAENRSRLEDSIGVRRFSLNFMNQVHSADVFNVQQVERVSWLEPAAPTCDGLVDPTGTQALAVMVADCLPVLFVGRSKDHEQTLTAATHAGRRGLLDGILSRTVEKLRISGAEEIEALIGPSICGSCYEVSPEMAEESENLRAGIRSQTRWGTTGLNLPSSAEKELVQLGVQVRQSNVCTLEDENYFSYRRSSDAGRLAGLIWSVD
- the ftsZ gene encoding cell division protein FtsZ translates to MAAPQNYLAVIKVVGIGGGGVNAVNRMIEVGLKGVEFIAINTDAQALLMSDADVKLDVGRELTRGLGAGANPDVGRQAAEDHVEEIEDVLRGADMVFVTAGEGGGTGTGGAPVVARIARSLGALTIGVVTRPFTFEGRRRANSAESGIEALRDEVDTLIVIPNDRLLSISDRNVSVLDAFRQADQVLLSGVQGITDLITTSGLINLDFADVKSVMQGAGSALMGIGSARGEDRAVKAAELAIASPLLEASIDGAHGVLLSIQGGSDLGLFEINEAARLVQEVAHPEANIIFGAVIDDALGDEARVTVIAAGFDEPDVTSKPMTPVAAKPAVSSRPVEPVPATAPETQSQPAPEAAKPAPVAEEKPAADSKGSFQELPDVVDSDLNGSNDDLDVPDFLK